Proteins from a genomic interval of Scophthalmus maximus strain ysfricsl-2021 chromosome 22, ASM2237912v1, whole genome shotgun sequence:
- the sytl1 gene encoding synaptotagmin-like protein 1 isoform X1, whose translation MEGERVDSSLDLSHLTEQEQSVILQVVQRDLELRRRDEGRVRILQQRETDPERLRTLSGQWFSEECSKRHRDPTSGSDLVHATIRHRKTKSTDVPLSGLFNGERTAKHNDTSPAAERRLKDNKEEYEGSQRNLKPGTKNLLAQGLQHRNGSLSSKEFDSRSIGHSAETEDDFDCHNGDTDSLSSNLTASLKTSSSTSSLHSSYTLSGSMMSLFSSGDFGMVEVRGRIQFSLVYETHEEELQVRVYCCEDIASVRKNRSDPYVKTYLLPDKSSHSKKKTSVKKKTLNPVYDQTLRYKVRIGELRSRTLNLSVWHAEALGRNVFLGEVEVALGLWDWTCTRPLWQDLQPRFHLNPDSISSRGTITLSIKFTPDGSEGRGLPLTGELYIWLREAQGLLSNKGGAIDSFVRSYILPDASRQSGQKTRVVKHSISPTYNHTMVYDGFHTSDLREACAELVVWHREGLKRRVLGGIRLSCGTGQSYGEAVSWMDSTEQEVAVWTSMIENPNHWVDATLSIRTNLTNRSE comes from the exons atggagggggagcgGGTTGACTCTTCTCTTGACCTGAGTCACCTGACTGAACAGGAGCAGTCGGTGATCCTCCAGGTCGTACAACGGGACTTGGAGTTGCGTCGTCGCGATGAAGGACGTGTAAG GAtcctccagcagagagagacggaccCGGAGCGTCTGCGCACCCTGTCAGGGCAATGGTTCAGCGAGGAGTGCAGCAAGCGCCATCGCGACCCGACGTCGGGCAGCGACCTTGTTCACGCCACCATACGccacaggaagacaaagagcaCAG ATGTGCCCCTGAGTGGACTGTTTAATGGAGAGAGAACGGCGAAACATAACGACACCTCTCCTGCTGCAGAGCGTAGACTGAAGGACAACAAGGAAGAGTATGAAGG GAGTCAAAGAAATTTGAAACCTGGAACAAAAAATCTTCTAGCACAG GGTCTCCAGCATAGAAATGGTTCCTTATCGTCCAAAG AGTTTGACAGTAGAAGTATTGGCCACTCAGCGGAAACTGAG GACGACTTTGACTGTCACAACGGGGACACTGACTCTCTGAGCAGCAACCTGACAGCTTCTCTGAAAACCAGCAGTTCCACCAGCAGCCTTCATTCAAGCTATACt ctcAGTGGAAGCATGATGAGTCTGTTCAGCTCAGGCGATTTTGGGATGGTGGAGGTGAGGGGCCGTATCCAGTTCTCACTGGTTTACGAGACCCACGAGGAGGAGCTGCAAGTCAGGGTCTATTGCTGCGAGGACATTGCTTCAGTGCGCAAGAACCGCTCTGACCC ATATGTAAAAACCTATCTTTTGCCGGACAAGTCGAGTCACAGTAAGAAGAAAACTTcggtgaagaagaagacactCAACCCAGTTTACGATCAGACACTCCGA TATAAAGTGAGAATTGGGGAGCTGCGAAGTCGAACCTTGAACCTGTCGGTGTGGCATGCCGAGGCCCTTGGGAGGAACGTGTTCCTgggtgaggtggaggtggcCCTGGGCCTCTGGGACTGGACCTGCACCCGGCCACTGTGGCAGGACCTGCAGCCACGG TTTCATTTGAATCCAGACTCCATTAGCAGTCGTGGGACCATCACGCTCTCTATTAAGTTCACCCCAGATGGATCCGAGG gtAGAGGTCTGCCACTGACAGGAGAGCTTTACATCTGGCTTCGGGAGGCTCAAGGTCTCCTGTCCAACAAAGGAGGCGCCATAGACTCATTTGTTAGAAG CTACATACTCCCAGATGCCAGTAGACAAAGTGGTCAGAAGACGCGAGTGGTGAAGCATTCCATCAGCCCCACCTACAACCACACCATGGTGTATGATGGCTTCCACACCAGCGACCTGAGAGAGGCCTGCGCCGAGCTCGTGGTCTGGCACCGAGAGGGGCTAAAGAGACGCGTGTTGGGAGGGATTCGTCTGAGCTGTGGAACTG GTCAGAGTTACGGCGAGGCTGTCAGCTGGATGGACTCCACAGAACAGGAGGTAGCCGTGTGGACCTCCATGATCGAAAACCCAAACCACTGGGTTGACGCAACGCTATCAATCCGAACTAACCTCACCAACCGGTCCGAGTGA
- the sytl1 gene encoding synaptotagmin-like protein 1 isoform X2, translated as MEGERVDSSLDLSHLTEQEQSVILQVVQRDLELRRRDEGRVRILQQRETDPERLRTLSGQWFSEECSKRHRDPTSGSDLVHATIRHRKTKSTDVPLSGLFNGERTAKHNDTSPAAERRLKDNKEESQRNLKPGTKNLLAQGLQHRNGSLSSKEFDSRSIGHSAETEDDFDCHNGDTDSLSSNLTASLKTSSSTSSLHSSYTLSGSMMSLFSSGDFGMVEVRGRIQFSLVYETHEEELQVRVYCCEDIASVRKNRSDPYVKTYLLPDKSSHSKKKTSVKKKTLNPVYDQTLRYKVRIGELRSRTLNLSVWHAEALGRNVFLGEVEVALGLWDWTCTRPLWQDLQPRFHLNPDSISSRGTITLSIKFTPDGSEGRGLPLTGELYIWLREAQGLLSNKGGAIDSFVRSYILPDASRQSGQKTRVVKHSISPTYNHTMVYDGFHTSDLREACAELVVWHREGLKRRVLGGIRLSCGTGQSYGEAVSWMDSTEQEVAVWTSMIENPNHWVDATLSIRTNLTNRSE; from the exons atggagggggagcgGGTTGACTCTTCTCTTGACCTGAGTCACCTGACTGAACAGGAGCAGTCGGTGATCCTCCAGGTCGTACAACGGGACTTGGAGTTGCGTCGTCGCGATGAAGGACGTGTAAG GAtcctccagcagagagagacggaccCGGAGCGTCTGCGCACCCTGTCAGGGCAATGGTTCAGCGAGGAGTGCAGCAAGCGCCATCGCGACCCGACGTCGGGCAGCGACCTTGTTCACGCCACCATACGccacaggaagacaaagagcaCAG ATGTGCCCCTGAGTGGACTGTTTAATGGAGAGAGAACGGCGAAACATAACGACACCTCTCCTGCTGCAGAGCGTAGACTGAAGGACAACAAGGAAGA GAGTCAAAGAAATTTGAAACCTGGAACAAAAAATCTTCTAGCACAG GGTCTCCAGCATAGAAATGGTTCCTTATCGTCCAAAG AGTTTGACAGTAGAAGTATTGGCCACTCAGCGGAAACTGAG GACGACTTTGACTGTCACAACGGGGACACTGACTCTCTGAGCAGCAACCTGACAGCTTCTCTGAAAACCAGCAGTTCCACCAGCAGCCTTCATTCAAGCTATACt ctcAGTGGAAGCATGATGAGTCTGTTCAGCTCAGGCGATTTTGGGATGGTGGAGGTGAGGGGCCGTATCCAGTTCTCACTGGTTTACGAGACCCACGAGGAGGAGCTGCAAGTCAGGGTCTATTGCTGCGAGGACATTGCTTCAGTGCGCAAGAACCGCTCTGACCC ATATGTAAAAACCTATCTTTTGCCGGACAAGTCGAGTCACAGTAAGAAGAAAACTTcggtgaagaagaagacactCAACCCAGTTTACGATCAGACACTCCGA TATAAAGTGAGAATTGGGGAGCTGCGAAGTCGAACCTTGAACCTGTCGGTGTGGCATGCCGAGGCCCTTGGGAGGAACGTGTTCCTgggtgaggtggaggtggcCCTGGGCCTCTGGGACTGGACCTGCACCCGGCCACTGTGGCAGGACCTGCAGCCACGG TTTCATTTGAATCCAGACTCCATTAGCAGTCGTGGGACCATCACGCTCTCTATTAAGTTCACCCCAGATGGATCCGAGG gtAGAGGTCTGCCACTGACAGGAGAGCTTTACATCTGGCTTCGGGAGGCTCAAGGTCTCCTGTCCAACAAAGGAGGCGCCATAGACTCATTTGTTAGAAG CTACATACTCCCAGATGCCAGTAGACAAAGTGGTCAGAAGACGCGAGTGGTGAAGCATTCCATCAGCCCCACCTACAACCACACCATGGTGTATGATGGCTTCCACACCAGCGACCTGAGAGAGGCCTGCGCCGAGCTCGTGGTCTGGCACCGAGAGGGGCTAAAGAGACGCGTGTTGGGAGGGATTCGTCTGAGCTGTGGAACTG GTCAGAGTTACGGCGAGGCTGTCAGCTGGATGGACTCCACAGAACAGGAGGTAGCCGTGTGGACCTCCATGATCGAAAACCCAAACCACTGGGTTGACGCAACGCTATCAATCCGAACTAACCTCACCAACCGGTCCGAGTGA